The Bacteroides fragilis NCTC 9343 genome includes the window AAGTGGCATTTCCTCCGAACGCCAATAGTTTATAGTATTTGGCACGGTTAAGCTGATCGATATACAAACGGAAAGTAGTGGTTGCCGGGAAGTCATACTCACGTCCTCCGAAAGAAGGGAACACGACCCGGGGAAAAGTCAAGGCAGTAGATACTCCCATCTCCCAACTATTCATCAATGAACTTCCTTTATTCTGTCCGGTCTGCCATTCGTAAGAGCCCTTTAACTTGACATTCCACGTCTCTCCTCCCCCAAATACATTGTAACGGGTCAGGCCGAAAGATGCACCGGGGCCTGTCTGGTTATTGCTCTTGGTGGTCAGGTTGAATTCCAGTTCCGCGTCATACGGTTTATCAAACGTAGCCTGCAAACGCACGTTCAGCGTGTCACAAGTTGCCGTAGAGTCCTGAGGGATATATTGCAGATCGAGATAGCGGAAAATACTCAGTTGCGAAAGGCGTTCCTGGATACGCGTTTGCCGATACTGGCTGTATAAACGGCTATGAGCAGAGTTGCGCAAAGAATCATTGCGGACATAAGCCTGATAATTCAACCAACGGTAAAGCATATTCGGACGCACCTGCATCTTCTTATAATAATGAATATCGAGTCCCCGGTATTCGAGTGTACTGTTCGGCACTTCTCCACCCTTTCCGTACAAAAAGACCGATGTCTTACCGACATAATACGGGCGCTGGGCCGCATCCGGAAGTCCCGGTACAGGTATCAACCGGAGACTGACATGCCCGGGATTCAACAGAGTATCCGCCTGATACTTCATATAGTCCGGACGAAAGTAGAAATACCCGCGATTACGCAATAAAGTACTGATACGGCTGCGCTCTGCATCCAGATCACTCACGTTGAACTGTTCACCGGGGGTCAACAACGATCCTCTGCGTCCTCTCTCCATGATTCTCAACGTACGCGGATTGAAACGAGTGTAATAAACCGTATCGATGTAATAAGGGTCTTTCATATCAACCGTATAGCGTATACTTGCCTTCAGGCTGTCTTTCTTGTCGGGCACGGTCTGGAATCGGACCGTCCCATTAAAGTAGCCATAGTCGTGCAACAGGTTGGTGCCTACTTTGGCACGTATTTCCGGATTGACCGTAGAAATGAATACGGGAGGATTGGCGGCAAACCGGTTGAAGAGCCAGTGTCCGAAACCTTTCTTATAGCGAACCAGACTGTTATAAGCCCACATCTTGAAAGGGATGGGGACAAAGCCTAAAATTTTTGTACTCGGAGCTTTATCGAGTGCGGCATCAAGTTCGGTCAGCGCATCCTCTGTCAAAGGCGCTTGTGGCTCGTTTTCAACAATAGTCTTCGATCCGGTGTAGAGTATTTCCCCTTCGGGCAGGTGCTTGGTTGTGGAACATGCTCCCAACAACAACATTACAAGACCGGCTTGTATGGTACCCCATATTATATGAACTGTTTCTTTACGTATCATCCTGTTTAAATCTCTGTTGTTAATCAATTACTGATGTGCTTCGCCGTCAGACGGGGCTTTTTGCGTCTCAGGAAGTGTCTTCTTCTTTTTACGGAAAATAAATAACTCACCCAATCTGTCGATACGTTTACGCAGTACCAGACCGATACCGGTTTCCGTTATCTCCCCTTCAAGCACACTTTCGTAATTCTTATTGTGGAAAAGGCGAATGTAACGGGTGCCGGATGTATCGAGACGATATTCGAGAGAGATATTGTCGATAAACGACTCGACATCATTCGTAGCCTGCGCTCCGGTAGACACCTTACCACCCAGTACGATCTGGAAACGGTCATTGAAGAAACGCTGCGAATAACGGAAACTGTAGTCGGTACGTTTTCCTCCCGCATCAGCCGCATCGTGGTCTTCTACTCCCATCGAGAAGCTGGCATTCTTCAGGTTTCCGGCCAATGCATTGATCTGGCTGGAAAGTATACTGTTCAATGCCGATCCCATATTCAGTCCCCCACCTCCGGAACTTCCCGAATTAGCCAGATAGAGCCCGGTAGCCAACATTGCAATGGCCTGTTTACCCCGTTCATCAGCACTCATAGAAGCCAGCTGATTCTGCACTTCCGCATCATCGGGCGCATCGATCTCAAAGGCCAGTGAAAGGTTATCCAAACGGTTCTTAACTACAATCGACACATCAAAGTTGACCATACGCGATTGCCCGTTCTCACTGCCTACGGAAGCGCGAAGGCGCTCGGTAGCTTTGAGATTGAGCATCGGGTCCATCGGATTACCGGTCCATTCCACGTAACTGCCATTGTTTATATTGAATTCTTTCAGGGGTATCACGGGAAGTGCATACTTCATCATACCACCCGTAAGGGTATACCGGCCTGATAAGGACAAATCACCTTGCGGTGTATATTGCATACTCAGATTGCCTCCTCCCTGCAACTCTACCCGGCTGCTACGGTCAGCACTCAGATCGGCCTTCAACCGGACTCCGGGATCGATTTGTACAGTCATAATCATGTCGAGTCCGCCAAGTGACACAACAGGGGCTTCTTCTTTCTGTACGGTCGTCGTATCACTGAAAGAAGTAAAAGTAACCAGGTCTCCCAACCGGTCCTGCACGGTAAGCGGCGAGTCCATCAATACATAAGTGACATCCGTATTGCCCAGCAAATTCATATTGCCGCGCATCACCAACGCATTTACCGGTCCGCGCACGGTTGCATTGAAGTCGACAAACACTTTGCCATATACCAGGCTCTCCTTTGTACGGGGAGCATTGAGCAGCATATAGTTTTCTGCCAGCATGGACAGATTAACCCTGGGATCGGTCAAATTCCGAAAATCGACTGTACCATCAATCGTGAAAGGATTCTTTCCGGTAGTGAATATAGCGAACTTATCAAAAGTCAAACGGCTGTTTTTGATTTGTACAGGACGATTGTCGAACGTAAACCGTGCCCCTGCCTGACGGGCAAAGACCGACACACTGTCCAAGACCAGATCTCCGTTGACCAACGGCCGGTCTGTATCACCGGTGATGTGAAGCCCACCGTCCATATCGCCGGAAAGGGTGACTACCTGATCCGGTACAAAGGCATTGGCTATCTTTAACGGAAAATGTTCCATGATGGCATTCACCTCAATACTGTCTTTACCGGTCACCGAAGGATGAAGCGAACCGTCAGCCATCAATATCTCCTCGCCCTCATGGGTCAGATAAGTACTGATATAATGTTTTCCTCTTTCACCCGGAAGCCAGGTCACACCGAGTGCAACGTCGCCGATGCGTTGACGTTCATAAGTCAATTCATCAATATTAGCCTCAGCCGATACTTGCAAGGAAGTAGCTGTCTGCACGTAATTAGCCTCAGCCGAGAAGAGCCCGGACAAGTCAGGCAGATAAGGAAGCACTTCACTGATCTCAGACAGGCGGATGCGTTGCAACTCCACATCAATGTTCTGCAACGATACAGTATCGCTCCGGTTTGATTTTATCCTGAATCCCATGTCTTCGTCATCCGCCATATCGACATTGGCGTACAAGCGCATGTTTTTATGGAGGTATATCCAGTTGTGATGATCGACGAAGTGGAACTTTCGGAAGGCAATAATGGGATTTTCCGGTATCAGCGTAAAAGCAAGCCCATCGCCTTTTCCGTTTCCTTCGACCAATGGACGGACGTTCACACCGAAAAGTACCCCGGTTTCGCCTTTCGCATTTTCATAGCGTAGCGT containing:
- the tamL gene encoding translocation and assembly module lipoprotein TamL, whose amino-acid sequence is MIRKETVHIIWGTIQAGLVMLLLGACSTTKHLPEGEILYTGSKTIVENEPQAPLTEDALTELDAALDKAPSTKILGFVPIPFKMWAYNSLVRYKKGFGHWLFNRFAANPPVFISTVNPEIRAKVGTNLLHDYGYFNGTVRFQTVPDKKDSLKASIRYTVDMKDPYYIDTVYYTRFNPRTLRIMERGRRGSLLTPGEQFNVSDLDAERSRISTLLRNRGYFYFRPDYMKYQADTLLNPGHVSLRLIPVPGLPDAAQRPYYVGKTSVFLYGKGGEVPNSTLEYRGLDIHYYKKMQVRPNMLYRWLNYQAYVRNDSLRNSAHSRLYSQYRQTRIQERLSQLSIFRYLDLQYIPQDSTATCDTLNVRLQATFDKPYDAELEFNLTTKSNNQTGPGASFGLTRYNVFGGGETWNVKLKGSYEWQTGQNKGSSLMNSWEMGVSTALTFPRVVFPSFGGREYDFPATTTFRLYIDQLNRAKYYKLLAFGGNATYDFQPTRISRHSLTPLRVTFNVLQHTTKAFEEIADQNKALYRSLQNQFIPAMEYTYTFDNAALRGVRNPIWWQTTFTSAGNITSGIYRIFGKKFSQRDKKLFGVPFAQFLKVNSDFRYTWKIDKNQSIASRVAGGIIWAYGNTNTAPYSEQFYIGGANSVRAFTARSIGPGGFRPTKTSKGLYLDQTGDIRMEANVEYRFRIYGDLHGAVFLDAGNVWMLRKDEEAPEKQLRWKTFGKQIALGTGAGIRYDLDFLILRLDCGVPLHDPYDTGKKGYYNVTGSFWKGLGLHFAVGYPF